The genome window AAAACTCTTGAtattcctcctcggccctaCCCCagtccctcctcccttttccGCCTCTTTCTTCAGTTTTTCTCTTAGCTCGTCACATTTCTCGTCGATTTGCTCCTCTGTCAATTCCCCTGCTTCTTCAAGTTCGTCGCGGAGAGCAAAGACCTTGACTTCAATCTGTCGTTTGCGGTCGTGGTCGAGGAGACCTTGGTCGGGTTTGCGTTGGGTTTGGAGGgaggaagttggaggaggggggcgggagtAGGGGTTGAGGCGGGAggattggtggtggtgggggtgggcgAGATTGCGCTGGACGTAGCCTGATGTGCCTGAGCCGCGGGGAGTGGAGAGGCCTACGTTGTCGGACATTGTGGGGGTTGTgttgggttgaggttgttggttgagAGAAGGGGGAAAGAGATGCGGCTCGAGACGCGActtggtggttgtgaagGCGGTGAAGGCTTTCGAGGAAGATACTTTTGGGAATTATGAAAGGTTAAAGTCCCCGGTGAGTCGTGGGTAATTCCAAATTGAGTCTGAGCTCCTCAGTATCGTATCTCAATTAAAAATGGTCGAGAGCATCGTTTGGTTGACGAAAAGGAGCTTTTCAGTCTCAAGCTGACGTTGAAAGCACCCTGAGCTTTGCGATCTTGGCAGCCGGCAGAAAACCGGCAGCGTTTAGCGCGATACGGGGCGCGTTGAGCACACCCCTGTCAATTGGCGATGTCATGTCAGTGACTCAACCCCACCATGTCCCATCGAAAAGTAAATGCGACTGAGGGGCAACCCATCTTTTGAGGACGCATTTGCAGATTTGGAGAATCTCATGTATCTATGACTCTAACGAGTGACTCGATTTGACACTCGAAAGCTATAACATTGAACCCACAACCTTTCAACCATCAAACATTTTCAGGCCATTTTCTTCTGTCCACCCACAGCTGGTCTACTAAACAACCAACGTCATGCCCGCCATCGAAGGAAAGCCGGCGCAACCGGTCGCAAACCAGGATGACGAAATCATCTTCCCTCCTGTCACCAGGGAACACATCCTTCACTGTTCTTACGATTACTGGTTCCCAAAGTTCGCATACCACACCATTAAATCTGTCCAGGTTCCAGAAATTAACAACGGCGCCTAGATATCGCACATCCTGTATCCGTTCCGAAatcatccccctcacccccgacTTCGTCTCCTACATCCACGAAGACGGCATAGTCCTCGCCGACGACCCCTCATCCGATCCCAACCAGGAGCAAGACGAAGACGGCGACTGggaaccaaccaacccctcctccgacttcccaccacccccccgcGACCCCCGCGATGAATCCGGCtccgaagacgacgacgatgacgaacccaccaccgcccgcctccccccaaaccaacgCTTCCCCGAACTCCACGAGAAAATCGAGAGCACCATCGCCCAACTCGGCGGCTCCGTTGCCCCCAAGCTCAACTGGTCCTCCCCACGAGATGCCACTTGGATCTCCCGGCACCCCAACACAATAAAGTGCACCTCGGCCAACGACATTTACATCCTCCTCAAGTCCTCCTCTTTCATCTCGCACGACCTCGACCACGCCTTCGACGACTGCGCCCCTACTACCACCTCCCAGTCGTCACCACTATTTCAACCCGTCTTGGTTCTGAGGAGTTACTTCAACATTTTGCCGTCGTTGGAATTCAGGTGTTTTGTCAAGGACAGAAACCTGGTGGCTATCACGCAGCGCGACCCGAACTACTACCCCTTTTTGAGGAGTCTGCGGCCGCATATTGTGTCTCGAATCAGGGAGTTGTTTACAAAAAGGTTGAAGTTTACGTTTCCGGAGGCGGACTTTTCGTTTGATGTTTATATCCCTGAGGCGTCCTACGATGATGAGGTCAATCGCTTAGGGAGGGCCAGGCTGATTGATATTAACCCCTGGGCTCCAAGGACGGATACTATTCTTTTTGGGTGGGATGAGTTGCTTGAGATTAATGTTAAAAGGCCGGTTATTGGGGGGCCGATGTCGACGCAGGAGCAGGATGGGAGTGAGGTGGAGAGTGAaagtgatggtgatgaggaaggtgaggaggaggataggccggagttgaggttggtggagaaggatgATCCGGCCGCGTATAACTTCTCGAGCCCGGCGTTTTCGGCGCATAAGTTGCCGAAGGATGTGGTGGATGCTAGtcaggctggggaggggggggggatgagggagttGGCGGGGACTTTGAGGGAGtttgagagggggaggagggagggggttcaGCAGGGAGGgcaggggagggtggaggaggtgacggAGGAGCCGCGGGAGCAAGCAGGCGGGTCGGTGTAAATCTGAAGGGGAGTGGACGAGTTCAATCTTCTTTGGTTTTCTACTTGAGGCACAATCACGAGGGTGAATGAAAAGTGGTGCAGTCGCCGACCCACAAAACTTCAGGTACATGTTCACTAGAACAAGGGCAGGAATCTTTTTGCGGGAAATTTTAGCGTGAAAGAATGTCAGGTCCCAGCCCAAAGACACGACAAATCGGGTCATTGACATATGTCACGCATTGCCCTCGCTATCGACATGTGATGCAGAGCGTTTTGGGAAATATTTTAGCGTGAAAGAAGGAGATGTTCAGCCGATTATTCTCATGTCTCGGTCCCCTGTGGACAGAGAGGCTCAGAAGGTGTAAGATCTCGGGAGAGAAAGACACACCCGAAGCTCAAGAAGCAGTGGAAACTATCAATCCAGCAAGGTAAGGCAACGGACCCCAGAGAAATAGGCGAATGAAACAAGAAGTCAAAAGAAGGGGGCCGAATTGAACCCAGAGGAGGATGTAGAATGCAACTCAGCA of Podospora pseudopauciseta strain CBS 411.78 chromosome 7 map unlocalized CBS411.78m_7, whole genome shotgun sequence contains these proteins:
- a CDS encoding uncharacterized protein (COG:S; EggNog:ENOG503NV5R; BUSCO:EOG09264WF4) gives rise to the protein MPAIEGKPAQPVANQDDEIIFPPVTREHILHCSYDYWFPKYRTSCIRSEIIPLTPDFVSYIHEDGIVLADDPSSDPNQEQDEDGDWEPTNPSSDFPPPPRDPRDESGSEDDDDDEPTTARLPPNQRFPELHEKIESTIAQLGGSVAPKLNWSSPRDATWISRHPNTIKCTSANDIYILLKSSSFISHDLDHAFDDCAPTTTSQSSPLFQPVLVLRSYFNILPSLEFRCFVKDRNLVAITQRDPNYYPFLRSLRPHIVSRIRELFTKRLKFTFPEADFSFDVYIPEASYDDEVNRLGRARLIDINPWAPRTDTILFGWDELLEINVKRPVIGGPMSTQEQDGSEVESESDGDEEGEEEDRPELRLVEKDDPAAYNFSSPAFSAHKLPKDVVDASQAGEGGGMRELAGTLREFERGRREGVQQGGQGRVEEVTEEPREQAGGSV